The genomic DNA GAATTTTTTGAATCACATAAAGAAAAGGCATTTCGGGCAAAACAGGTATGGGAATGGCTTTGGAAAAAATCTGTTCATTCTTTTGATGAAATGAAAAACATTCCCAAACATTTAATAAATCTACTAAAAGAAAAATATGTTATTCTGCCAATAAAAGTTAATAATATTCAAAAAAGTAAGGATAGAACAATTAAATTTGGTTTTAGTTTAGATTCAGGAGAACTTATTGAAAGTGTTTTAATTCCTTCTTTTAACAGGGCTACTGCATGTATTTCTTCACATGCAGGTTGTAATTTAGGATGTAAATTTTGTGCAACTGCAAATATTAAAACAGACAGAGCATTAACAATTGGTGAGATTTATGACCAGGTAATTTATTTAAAACAAGCAACAAATGAATTACAAAATGTATTATTCTCAAATATTGTATTTATGGGAATGGGAGAACCTTTGCTTAATTATGAAAATATTCTGACTGCAATTAACAGAATAACATCAGATAAAGGTTTGAATTTTTCACCAAGAAGAATTACGCTATCAACAGTTGGAATAGTAAAAATGATTAAAAGATTGGGAGACGATAAGGTAAAATTCAATCTTGCAGTTTCATTACATACTGCAAATAATAAAAAAAGAGACATTTTGGTACCTGTAAACAAAACCAACAATTTATCTTCTCTTTCAGATGCAATAAAATATTTTTATGATAAAACAGGTAATAGAACAACATTTGAATATTTATTATTAAATAATTTTAATGATTCATTAAAAGATGCAAAAGAACTTGCCCAATATTGTAAAATTGTACCATGTAAAATTAATCTAATTGAATATAATCCGATTAAAAACAGCACTTTTGAGAAATCATCTGAAAATAATACCAATTTATTTAAAGAATTCCTTGAAAGTAAAAACTTAATTGTTAATATTCGCCGAAGCAGAGGTAAAGATATTGATGCAGCATGTGGGCAATTAGCTAATAAAATAAGTTCGGATATTTAATAACAAATCACAAATACTTCGAGAAGGGATATCATGCTTTTCTCCCAAAGCTCAATAACTAATTATTTTCTTGTTCATAATTGTGCGATTAAAATTTACAATTTTATTGTAAACCTATTTCAGGACAAAACAAATTATTGACACGAATTTGTACGGATTATTGAATAAATATGATTTACAAAAACAGGCAGATTAACGAATAGCTAATCTTTTTTAACTATCTTTGTTTGAATTAAAGTAATAACTCTATAAAATTTATATTATGCTAATAACATTAGATATAAAAAAAGAACAGTTAAAAGCATTTAAAGAATTAGCCAATTTGCTGAAAATAAAAATGGATGTTATTAAGCTTAGTTTAACTGAAGAACAGGAAAACAAGGCACTTTACAATGCTATGCAGGAAGGCGACAAAACCCTGATAACAGAAGAAGAACAAAAGGATTTCGAAAACTGGCTGAAACAATGAAAAAAAGCATCACCAAACAATTTGTTAAGGATGTATATTCAATGCCTTTTCTTAAAAAAAAGCTGAGTGAATTGATGTTTTTAGTGGAGAATGCAGACACATTAAAAGAAATTCCAAATTGCAAAAAGATGAAAGGATATAAAAACTGCTACAGGATAAGGATAGGAAATTATAGAATTGGACTTGAATTGGATGGTGAAAAAATTATTTTCAAAAGGCTTTTACACCGTAGAGATATTTATAAGTATTTTCCATCCAAATAAAAAAATTCAACAGACAGGCTTAGGCATTATAACGAAATAAAGTGTACAGAATAGACGAAGTTATTTTTGATTTTTACAAGGCATAAAAACTGCGAATAGCCACAGTTTATTTAAAGTTTTTATAACAAAGTAAAAATCAAAAAGAATAAGTGTAAATGTATAGATTATTTCGTTACAATGCCTTAGTACGATATATGTGGACGTTTGCGCCATTTGGGGCAATTAGCTAATGAAAATAATATAAATTCGAATATTTAATAACAAATTATATTAATGGTAGCTATAAATTTTGGTGAGTAAATTTACCCACTTCATTACCAAACTGCACCGTTGTTTTATTTATTGTTTTTGTTTTATATTCGCATTTTCCGCCCACTTGAATTTATAGCATATTGTAGGTTGGTGTTAATCCTTTAATTTGTTTTTAATTATTCCATATGGTAAATACCCTTCTCTTGTATTTTTAATATTTAAATATTTTAAATATCCAATTTCACTTCGCCATCCAATAGAATCTACAATAATCATGGTATCTATTCTTGAATCTATATCATATTTTATGAATATTGAATCCTCTTTAAATTCATAAATTCCATAGAAAAAATCATATTTTGGTAAAAATCCTC from Bacteroidales bacterium includes the following:
- the rlmN gene encoding 23S rRNA (adenine(2503)-C(2))-methyltransferase RlmN — translated: MAINNENKYDIRQLSIEELVEFFESHKEKAFRAKQVWEWLWKKSVHSFDEMKNIPKHLINLLKEKYVILPIKVNNIQKSKDRTIKFGFSLDSGELIESVLIPSFNRATACISSHAGCNLGCKFCATANIKTDRALTIGEIYDQVIYLKQATNELQNVLFSNIVFMGMGEPLLNYENILTAINRITSDKGLNFSPRRITLSTVGIVKMIKRLGDDKVKFNLAVSLHTANNKKRDILVPVNKTNNLSSLSDAIKYFYDKTGNRTTFEYLLLNNFNDSLKDAKELAQYCKIVPCKINLIEYNPIKNSTFEKSSENNTNLFKEFLESKNLIVNIRRSRGKDIDAACGQLANKISSDI
- a CDS encoding type II toxin-antitoxin system RelE/ParE family toxin, with the translated sequence MKKSITKQFVKDVYSMPFLKKKLSELMFLVENADTLKEIPNCKKMKGYKNCYRIRIGNYRIGLELDGEKIIFKRLLHRRDIYKYFPSK